The following proteins are co-located in the Heteronotia binoei isolate CCM8104 ecotype False Entrance Well chromosome 21, APGP_CSIRO_Hbin_v1, whole genome shotgun sequence genome:
- the LOC132589627 gene encoding anti-apoptotic protein NR13-like, which yields MLSNLTVDTMRLVVDYLQHYLSGSALSHSHMARTLWRVADKLESHEKTFFHSICCTDILLESSRAAAHLTCVAVQMESDGGLNWGQVVALFVFNSTLATALTEREAHEEIGSLTEVLVIYLSVEKREWLEAHGGWNGFYHYFNKLDSDSINWYDTKSNTIIATAGFLLAGLVFLLAVR from the coding sequence ATGCTGAGCAATCTAACAGTCGACACAATGAGGCTGGTTGTTGATTACTTGCAGCACTACCTGAGTGGTTCTGCGCTGTCTCACAGCCACATGGCCAGGACCCTGTGGAGAGTGGCTGACAAGCTGGAGAGCCATGAGAAGACGTTCTTTCACTCGATTTGCTGCACAGATATCTTGCTGGAGTCCAGTAGGGCAGCCGCCCACTTGACCTGTGTGGCAGTGCAGATGGAATCTGATGGTGGGCTTAACTGGGGCCAAGTAGTGGCACTGTTTGTGTTCAATAGCACCTTGGCAACAGCGCTGACTGAGCGGGAGGCCCACGAGGAGATCGGCAGCCTGACAGAGGTAttggtcatctatctgtctgtggagAAGCGTGAGTGGCTGGAGGCACACGGTGGCTGGAATGGGTTCTACCACTACTTCAACAAACTCGATTCTGATTCAATCAACTGGTACGATACTAAAAGCAACACTATCATAGCGACTGCAGGATTTCTCCTAGCAGGATTGGTTTTCCTCTTGGCTGTGCGATAA